A portion of the Bdellovibrionales bacterium genome contains these proteins:
- a CDS encoding twitch domain-containing radical SAM protein: protein MSAVVPALTSMYDGAQLMNAPPSQLEQLRLSSFCAYPFVQLSTIPAGFFRPCCYYTKMLQAPTGRNFSVATDSIEKVWNSDSLRMIRKKMLSGEALHQCRQCYQEEASGSTSMRQRSLQDWGDHEGLGKAIKEAESNDYQLSSLPYFLELKPGNLCNLKCRMCNQFDSSSVANELKTLANKYSHLISLKDPRLFDKETFEVDFTIDQMPNWSAIPGFWAEITSFIPYIETLSFAGGEPALLPEVFSLLKACVDSGHSKRIRVFLSSNFTYLSTELIEVSTQFNPFEFIASIDGTGSVQEYIRFPSKWNVVAENFLLVKERVKEGRVKLLVNLTLQMYNILSFTDVLDWIETLALEQPHFYQYPYSINILFKPRFLNIDILPLSVREIAIERINSYLKRSHLIKNLEGLGDRFDLILHQLKQPLPPDYEENLKKFWAYTQLLDDHRKQKLKHVDPILYAAVASEAARLGFENWSFSESHLKNVSVATLVGEQSP from the coding sequence TTGTCTGCAGTTGTCCCAGCCCTGACGAGTATGTATGATGGCGCTCAACTTATGAACGCACCTCCTTCTCAACTGGAACAGCTACGACTCTCAAGCTTTTGCGCTTATCCATTTGTTCAGCTATCGACGATTCCCGCCGGTTTTTTTCGACCATGCTGCTATTATACAAAAATGTTGCAAGCACCTACAGGACGAAATTTTTCTGTCGCAACTGACTCGATAGAAAAGGTTTGGAACAGCGACAGTCTTCGCATGATTCGAAAAAAAATGTTGAGCGGAGAAGCCCTTCATCAGTGTCGTCAGTGTTATCAGGAGGAGGCCTCTGGCTCTACAAGCATGCGTCAACGAAGTCTCCAAGATTGGGGAGACCACGAGGGCCTTGGCAAGGCGATCAAAGAAGCTGAAAGTAATGACTACCAGCTTTCTTCCTTGCCTTATTTTCTTGAACTCAAGCCGGGTAACCTCTGTAATTTAAAATGCAGAATGTGTAATCAGTTTGATAGTAGCTCCGTTGCCAATGAACTCAAAACTCTGGCAAACAAGTACAGTCATCTCATTTCACTTAAGGATCCAAGGCTTTTCGACAAAGAAACCTTTGAAGTTGATTTTACTATTGACCAAATGCCGAACTGGTCGGCTATTCCAGGATTTTGGGCAGAAATCACCAGTTTTATCCCATATATCGAGACTCTTAGCTTCGCCGGAGGCGAACCAGCCCTCCTTCCTGAAGTTTTCTCTCTGTTGAAGGCTTGTGTCGACAGCGGACATTCGAAACGTATTCGAGTATTTTTATCTTCAAATTTTACTTATTTGAGCACTGAATTGATTGAAGTTTCCACCCAGTTTAATCCCTTTGAATTCATAGCAAGTATTGATGGGACAGGTTCTGTTCAAGAGTACATTCGGTTTCCTTCTAAATGGAACGTGGTTGCAGAAAACTTTCTGCTCGTGAAAGAGCGCGTAAAGGAAGGGAGAGTAAAGCTCCTGGTAAACCTGACCCTACAAATGTATAATATTCTGTCTTTCACCGATGTTCTAGATTGGATTGAAACTCTCGCATTGGAACAGCCTCATTTTTATCAGTATCCTTACTCAATAAACATTCTCTTTAAGCCTCGGTTTTTGAATATCGACATTCTTCCCCTTTCTGTGAGAGAGATCGCCATTGAGAGAATTAATTCCTATTTGAAGCGTTCCCATCTCATCAAAAATCTCGAGGGATTAGGTGATCGCTTCGACCTCATACTTCATCAACTCAAACAACCGCTACCGCCAGATTATGAGGAAAATCTGAAAAAGTTTTGGGCTTACACCCAGCTCCTTGATGACCACCGAAAACAGAAACTCAAGCACGTGGATCCCATTCTCTACGCTGCCGTCGCAAGTGAGGCTGCTAGATTGGGTTTTGAGAACTGGAGTTTTTCGGAATCTCACCTCAAAAATGTGTCAGTTGCAACCTTGGTTGGCGAGCAAAGTCCATGA
- a CDS encoding twitch domain-containing radical SAM protein produces MNDLTDSDPDQNQPLLPKGICPLPWLHFSVNTDTSIRVCCNTDHGGHIRDENNNPIYLSNLASVDQAFNGPFMKRFRLAMANGEKPTFCNNCYRVEDNGGVSLRNIYLKQYEESFHHLLEATGEDGTATNEISFLDLSLSNHCNLKCRMCGPTSSYALHDDFESLKIHFSKEHTQRAHLDWQDDSHLTMIFSKILPGLKEVLTTGGEPFLSRLHLKLLELAVQNGSSRNIVLRYHSNISVLPPRLLELWSEFKAIEIHISVEGYGDINDYIRFPLKWSVFRKNFESLIELKKRLPLWLEIHTCFQAYNILRLPEFLDFLINYRDSLPAMPYFISLGNPSYLSASVLPSALKELAMEKIYRHLDRNISHYDEHFGQFNREKIEILLSHFKSLNHSIETEIQRHISWKKFMDYTSSFDRLRNQSILELLPEMKSFWKPGNAESDFNATV; encoded by the coding sequence ATGAATGATCTCACGGACTCGGACCCCGATCAAAATCAACCCCTCCTACCCAAGGGAATTTGTCCTTTGCCCTGGCTGCATTTTAGCGTCAATACAGACACGTCAATTCGAGTGTGTTGCAATACAGATCATGGTGGCCACATTCGCGATGAAAATAATAACCCCATTTACCTCTCGAATCTCGCATCGGTTGATCAAGCATTCAATGGCCCCTTTATGAAGAGATTTCGTTTGGCTATGGCAAATGGTGAGAAGCCAACTTTTTGTAACAATTGTTATCGCGTTGAAGACAATGGTGGTGTTTCCTTACGCAATATCTACCTCAAGCAATATGAGGAGAGCTTTCATCATCTTCTCGAGGCGACGGGAGAAGATGGTACAGCGACAAATGAAATTTCATTTTTAGACCTGTCACTGAGTAACCACTGCAATTTGAAATGCCGCATGTGCGGGCCAACCTCTTCCTACGCTCTACACGATGACTTTGAGTCCCTTAAAATTCATTTCTCCAAAGAACATACACAAAGAGCCCATCTCGACTGGCAGGATGACAGCCATCTTACTATGATTTTTTCAAAAATTCTGCCTGGCCTGAAAGAAGTACTCACCACAGGGGGGGAACCCTTTCTCTCGCGATTGCATTTGAAACTTCTCGAATTGGCAGTTCAAAATGGATCGAGTCGCAACATTGTTCTCCGCTACCATTCAAACATTTCTGTTCTTCCTCCTCGGCTTCTTGAATTGTGGTCAGAATTTAAGGCAATTGAAATTCATATTAGCGTGGAGGGTTACGGGGATATCAACGATTATATTCGCTTCCCTCTCAAGTGGAGTGTCTTTCGCAAAAACTTTGAAAGCTTGATTGAATTGAAGAAAAGGCTTCCTCTCTGGCTGGAAATTCACACCTGTTTTCAGGCCTATAATATTTTACGACTTCCAGAATTTCTCGATTTTCTTATCAACTACCGTGATTCCCTTCCAGCCATGCCTTATTTTATTTCCCTGGGAAATCCATCGTACCTTTCCGCCTCTGTTCTTCCTTCAGCCCTTAAAGAACTAGCGATGGAAAAAATCTACCGCCACCTTGATAGAAATATTTCCCACTACGATGAGCACTTTGGCCAATTCAATCGAGAAAAGATTGAGATACTATTGAGTCATTTCAAATCTTTGAATCACTCAATTGAAACCGAGATCCAGCGCCATATTTCCTGGAAGAAGTTTATGGACTATACCTCATCATTTGATCGCCTTCGGAACCAATCTATTCTAGAACTCCTTCCTGAGATGAAATCCTTTTGGAAACCTGGAAATGCCGAAAGCGATTTTAACGCCACTGTATAG
- a CDS encoding L,D-transpeptidase codes for MLNPLSRRRVLQALSLTMTGSPWLSALAERQANQNIPKLSLKARIVETGEIVDIDNDEVGQLIFEGKAQIVEDKSSVVEKLEYFSSLAIPRFMKFENVMKSITPEIEAHFDYFICVNTAKADSSPTNFVPAQFMSVIGRPRKGRNIFERNSSQEIIGITAESQKFQSDFFETYFENALKQSAEYARRNDINLNYQNDQLPYALPVSSGLAGSGSILTISGAFQVHFAKTRDHQQGTIGSPMSHAMYIYYRYSSGGRWSGIAIHGTPPSNWKKLGVSRASHGCVRTLPHVAKALRGAFFESSSFLSPNLPEFDANSALPKLTGKNISESRPKAVIVLFEGYQRPTIHLG; via the coding sequence ATGCTGAATCCACTTTCTCGTCGTCGTGTTCTTCAGGCACTTTCATTGACAATGACCGGAAGCCCTTGGCTGTCTGCTCTTGCTGAAAGGCAAGCCAATCAAAATATCCCCAAATTAAGTTTAAAAGCTCGGATTGTTGAGACCGGCGAAATTGTAGATATCGATAACGATGAGGTCGGACAGTTGATTTTCGAAGGGAAGGCTCAGATTGTAGAGGACAAATCGAGTGTTGTCGAAAAACTTGAGTATTTTTCCTCGCTCGCAATTCCTCGATTTATGAAGTTTGAAAATGTTATGAAATCTATTACGCCTGAAATTGAAGCCCATTTTGATTACTTCATTTGTGTAAATACAGCAAAAGCTGATTCCTCTCCAACAAACTTTGTGCCTGCCCAATTCATGTCAGTCATTGGGCGTCCACGAAAGGGCCGAAATATTTTTGAACGCAATTCCTCTCAAGAAATTATTGGCATCACCGCCGAGTCTCAGAAATTTCAGAGCGATTTTTTTGAAACCTATTTCGAAAATGCACTCAAGCAATCCGCCGAATATGCTCGTCGCAATGATATCAACCTCAATTACCAAAATGATCAACTGCCGTACGCCCTTCCCGTTTCATCTGGGTTGGCGGGATCGGGATCCATATTGACAATATCTGGGGCCTTTCAAGTTCATTTTGCAAAAACAAGGGATCACCAGCAAGGCACGATTGGTTCTCCCATGTCTCATGCCATGTATATCTATTATCGCTATAGTTCTGGAGGCCGTTGGTCCGGAATCGCCATCCATGGCACTCCACCAAGCAATTGGAAAAAACTGGGGGTTTCCAGGGCCAGCCATGGTTGTGTCAGAACACTACCACACGTGGCAAAGGCCCTTCGCGGGGCCTTTTTTGAGTCGAGCTCTTTTTTATCGCCCAACCTGCCTGAATTTGATGCGAACTCAGCCTTGCCCAAATTAACCGGAAAAAATATCTCAGAAAGCCGCCCGAAGGCGGTCATCGTCTTATTTGAGGGATATCAGCGACCCACCATTCACCTGGGCTAA
- a CDS encoding MTAP family purine nucleoside phosphorylase: MWAIIGGSGFEKFENFKTISLLGRETPFGSASSGLKTVKIGDHECLFVSRHGDHHELLPSEVNYRANIWALKKYGAKAILSFSAVGSLQQHYKPGDMVIPIQYIDRTKGLRHHSFCGDGVVGHVSLAKPVCQSMASRTIELAEGLPFESHVGQTYICVEGPYFSTQAESIHYRSMGADIIGMTHFPEYALAREAGLPYLPCCFVTDYDCWDDSIPHVTLDDVIQTMRANNAKAFQMTERILDTGDTLFKDCKCSEQSLRSGLLTSRDAFPINARAWLEILLSQSNH, translated from the coding sequence ATGTGGGCCATCATAGGTGGGTCAGGTTTCGAAAAATTTGAAAATTTTAAAACGATTTCTTTATTAGGTAGAGAAACACCCTTCGGCTCTGCATCGAGCGGATTAAAAACCGTCAAGATAGGGGATCATGAATGTTTATTTGTTTCTCGGCATGGAGATCACCATGAACTTTTGCCTAGCGAAGTTAACTATAGAGCAAATATTTGGGCCTTAAAGAAATATGGTGCAAAGGCAATTCTTAGCTTTTCAGCTGTTGGTAGCCTCCAACAGCATTATAAACCTGGAGATATGGTCATTCCGATTCAGTATATTGATCGCACGAAAGGTCTTCGTCATCATAGCTTCTGTGGAGACGGTGTCGTTGGCCATGTGTCTTTAGCCAAGCCAGTTTGTCAGTCAATGGCAAGCAGAACGATCGAACTGGCAGAGGGCTTGCCTTTTGAAAGCCACGTGGGCCAAACCTACATTTGTGTGGAAGGTCCTTACTTTTCAACTCAAGCGGAATCCATTCATTATCGTTCCATGGGTGCGGATATCATTGGAATGACGCATTTTCCGGAATATGCCTTGGCCCGAGAGGCAGGTCTTCCGTATCTGCCTTGTTGTTTTGTGACAGATTATGACTGCTGGGATGATTCGATACCGCATGTGACCTTGGACGATGTGATTCAGACGATGCGTGCGAATAATGCCAAGGCATTCCAAATGACAGAAAGAATTTTGGATACTGGGGACACCTTGTTTAAAGATTGCAAGTGTTCTGAGCAGAGCCTTCGGTCAGGATTATTGACTTCTCGAGACGCGTTTCCAATAAATGCCAGAGCTTGGCTTGAAATACTTTTATCCCAATCAAACCATTGA
- a CDS encoding class II aldolase/adducin family protein — MSMELELTVRQQILLGSRRLYDRGMLAAADGNLSYRLSDERIVITPSGVAKAFIKVEDLCVIDLKGRVLEGKPSGEMSMHLEVYRQVKKARAVVHAHPPYAVAWSISHPQLSELPSDCLSEIILAVGSIPIVPYARPTTVGMGEVLGSFLPHHRLMILSRHGGLSWGEDLDEAVNGMERLEHSAQILALAKQMGGLSFLPTEEVEALREMRRGIGERTL; from the coding sequence ATGAGCATGGAATTAGAGTTGACGGTGAGACAGCAAATACTTTTGGGTTCTCGACGTCTTTATGATCGAGGAATGCTGGCCGCTGCAGACGGGAATCTCAGTTATCGTTTGAGTGACGAGAGGATTGTCATTACGCCTTCTGGAGTAGCCAAGGCTTTTATTAAGGTCGAAGATCTCTGCGTCATTGACCTGAAGGGCCGCGTACTGGAGGGAAAGCCTTCTGGAGAGATGTCGATGCATCTTGAAGTCTACCGACAAGTTAAAAAGGCTAGGGCTGTTGTACATGCTCATCCTCCTTACGCAGTGGCTTGGTCTATTTCGCACCCGCAGCTTTCAGAATTACCAAGTGATTGTCTGAGCGAAATAATCTTGGCTGTTGGCTCCATACCTATAGTTCCCTATGCGCGACCAACAACTGTGGGAATGGGAGAGGTCTTGGGTTCCTTTCTTCCTCATCACCGTTTGATGATACTGAGTCGGCACGGCGGTTTGAGTTGGGGAGAGGATTTGGATGAAGCGGTGAATGGAATGGAGAGACTGGAGCATTCTGCTCAAATACTGGCTTTAGCTAAGCAAATGGGTGGACTCAGTTTTTTGCCAACCGAAGAGGTTGAAGCATTACGCGAAATGCGTCGGGGCATAGGCGAGAGAACTTTGTGA
- a CDS encoding ankyrin repeat domain-containing protein yields the protein MVPFRIKRIFEKIVQPKTSADGHQGKNEKMLISQARGGNISGVLMAINLGADINTIDRDTEKTTLYFAVKANALPLIELLIKNKARADIPERSTKYTPIMLATELNFQRAIVAMMQSPEKGMEKVDHRGRNLINIALEKGKPKVALFFKEAGADIQDAFVWAIDENLVDQMNWCLEQGASMNTILPSGYSPLVKAILEKNQKEVKYFLSKGADPNWMGGGGNLVSTRGKNSLMIALETMGAEEIVLNLLDNPSIDVACKDMLGENALMKAVRKCHIEAVKILIEKGSDQKIVSNERATLLIAAAQSGRVEMAQLVWNLGGFNVNDIDNKGWNPLMYAAREGDLESAKLFLSFGADPTYRSPNLSITAADLAMGVRRRAYKETPERVAVYDSIIELLTNTKVA from the coding sequence ATGGTTCCATTTCGAATAAAGCGAATTTTTGAGAAAATTGTACAGCCGAAGACCTCGGCAGATGGCCATCAGGGTAAGAATGAGAAAATGCTGATATCACAGGCCCGTGGTGGTAACATCTCTGGCGTTTTGATGGCAATTAATTTGGGTGCGGATATCAATACCATTGATCGTGATACGGAAAAGACGACTTTGTATTTTGCTGTTAAGGCAAATGCCTTGCCGCTCATTGAATTATTGATAAAAAACAAGGCGAGAGCTGATATCCCTGAAAGATCCACAAAATATACGCCGATTATGCTAGCGACCGAGCTCAACTTCCAAAGGGCCATAGTGGCAATGATGCAAAGTCCTGAAAAAGGTATGGAGAAAGTTGACCATCGCGGACGAAACCTCATTAACATAGCACTGGAGAAGGGAAAACCAAAAGTTGCCCTCTTTTTTAAGGAGGCCGGTGCAGATATTCAGGACGCCTTTGTGTGGGCCATAGATGAAAACTTAGTTGATCAGATGAATTGGTGTTTGGAACAAGGGGCAAGTATGAATACGATCCTTCCCTCAGGGTATTCCCCTTTGGTGAAGGCCATTCTGGAGAAGAATCAAAAAGAGGTCAAATATTTCTTGAGTAAAGGGGCCGATCCGAATTGGATGGGAGGAGGAGGAAATCTCGTCTCTACAAGAGGAAAGAATTCCCTTATGATTGCTTTGGAAACAATGGGTGCTGAGGAGATCGTGCTCAACCTTCTTGATAATCCTTCTATTGACGTTGCGTGCAAGGATATGCTGGGAGAGAATGCTTTGATGAAGGCCGTTCGAAAATGTCACATCGAGGCAGTTAAGATTTTAATTGAAAAGGGCTCAGATCAGAAGATTGTTTCAAATGAACGAGCAACCCTTCTGATTGCGGCCGCTCAGAGCGGACGAGTCGAAATGGCACAGTTGGTGTGGAACCTCGGTGGATTCAATGTAAATGACATCGATAACAAGGGATGGAATCCGCTGATGTATGCGGCTCGTGAGGGTGATTTGGAATCTGCTAAGCTATTTCTTTCATTCGGAGCCGATCCAACTTATAGGTCTCCAAACTTGAGTATTACGGCTGCTGATTTAGCCATGGGAGTTCGAAGAAGGGCTTACAAAGAGACACCCGAAAGAGTCGCCGTTTACGATAGTATTATTGAGCTTCTCACAAATACAAAGGTTGCCTAA
- a CDS encoding TIGR01212 family radical SAM protein (This family includes YhcC from E. coli K-12, an uncharacterized radical SAM protein.) has protein sequence MSLASPWQGLPYHAISQFYRHRFGGKVYKIPVSISETCPNREGLGGGKVCIFCDQWGSAAFPEYSQEPLHRQIEETRARLQRRFNGEMFLVYFQAYTTTFSRTIHLREQFKTAFSFPDVKGVVVGTRPDCISDAVLDLWNETTRSDRFVAVELGVQSFDEKQLVWMQRGHSGQRAIDSILRIKEKTQVDLGIHLIFGFPGETDDQVIATAKLVNQLPINNVKLHNLHVLRNTPLEKIWNDGQFIPLSREVYIRRTILFLEHLRPELSVHRLAAVASRHDELVAPAWASSKMETYQMFLDEFRRQKTFQGRKWKAPLILDKDPDVASSIQYLGLNSQILST, from the coding sequence ATGTCATTAGCTTCACCCTGGCAAGGTTTGCCCTATCATGCGATCAGCCAATTTTACCGTCATCGTTTTGGTGGAAAAGTTTATAAGATTCCCGTCAGCATTTCTGAAACTTGCCCAAACCGCGAGGGGCTGGGAGGAGGAAAAGTCTGCATTTTTTGTGATCAGTGGGGATCAGCCGCTTTTCCCGAATACTCTCAAGAACCTCTGCATCGGCAAATTGAGGAAACTCGCGCGAGATTGCAGCGACGATTTAATGGGGAGATGTTTTTGGTCTACTTTCAGGCCTACACGACTACTTTTAGTCGAACGATTCATTTGCGTGAGCAGTTTAAAACGGCTTTTTCATTTCCCGATGTAAAGGGAGTGGTCGTTGGGACCAGGCCGGATTGTATTTCAGATGCTGTTCTGGATTTATGGAATGAGACAACGAGATCAGATCGATTTGTGGCAGTTGAACTGGGAGTTCAATCTTTTGATGAAAAACAGCTTGTGTGGATGCAACGTGGACATTCTGGGCAAAGAGCAATCGATTCCATTTTGAGAATAAAAGAGAAAACTCAGGTAGATCTGGGGATTCATCTGATTTTTGGATTTCCAGGAGAAACGGATGATCAAGTCATTGCGACCGCAAAGCTGGTTAACCAATTGCCGATCAACAATGTAAAGCTTCATAATCTTCATGTATTGCGAAATACTCCGCTCGAGAAGATTTGGAATGATGGTCAATTTATACCTCTCTCTCGTGAGGTTTATATTCGAAGAACGATCTTGTTTCTCGAACACCTGCGGCCGGAGCTATCTGTGCATCGGCTTGCTGCAGTTGCGAGTCGTCATGATGAGTTGGTCGCTCCAGCTTGGGCATCGAGTAAAATGGAAACCTATCAAATGTTTCTGGACGAATTCCGTCGTCAAAAGACTTTTCAGGGAAGAAAATGGAAGGCCCCCCTGATTCTGGACAAAGATCCTGATGTTGCGAGTTCAATTCAATATTTGGGCTTGAACAGCCAAATACTTTCGACCTGA